One genomic region from Leptolyngbyaceae cyanobacterium JSC-12 encodes:
- a CDS encoding hypothetical protein (IMG reference gene:2510098207), producing MVLAAIITIITILSPGTLRTVHEASLTASSFFTGQR from the coding sequence ATGGTGTTAGCTGCCATCATTACCATCATTACAATTTTGTCGCCTGGCACACTGAGAACAGTTCATGAGGCTTCCCTGACTGCTTCATCGTTCTTTACCGGGCAGCGCTGA